In the Acropora muricata isolate sample 2 chromosome 1, ASM3666990v1, whole genome shotgun sequence genome, one interval contains:
- the LOC136928598 gene encoding BOS complex subunit TMEM147-like — MTLFHFGNCIALAYFPYFIVYKCSGLSEYSAFWRCVKAGATYLVTQLCKMLVLATFFPTSDVPPGYIDVPGEFLKSTVDIADLVGLHLVMTRIARKGELKVLVAGVGWGTMELAVTRVVPLWVGARGVEFDWKYIQMSFDANVSLIQYISTATLVWLWSRNDLQKSLLPIVMVFMVLTCYRPLLIEVLSHALGIQSWSLLLLNTFVTGSIGIVALQLYLTLATDEEARS; from the exons ATgactttatttcattttggaAACTGCATAGCATTAGCCTACTTTCcttattttattgtttacaaGTGTTCTGGACT CTCCGAGTACAGTGCATTTTGGAGATGCGTGAAAGCTGGAGCCACATACTTGGTGACTCAATTGTGTAAG ATGTTGGTTCttgcaacattttttcctaCATCAGATGTACCACCAGGCTACATAGATGTCCCAGGG GAATTTCTTAAATCCACAGTAGATATAGCAGATCTGGTTGGCCTTCACCTTGTGATGACAAGGATTGCCAGAAAGGGTGAACTTAAAGTGCTGGTCGCTGGAGTGG GTTGGGGAACTATGGAACTTGCTGTGACCCGTGTTGTTCCATTGTGGGTCGGTGCAAGAGGAGTTGAATTTGACTGGAAATACATACAAATGAGCTTTGATGCAAATGTTAGCCTT attcaATACATTTCTACAGCAACCTTAGTTTGGTTGTGGAGCAGGAATGACTTACAGAAATCCCTACTCCCAATTGTTATGGTTTTCATGGTGTTAACATGTTACAGGCCACTGCTCATTGA AGTCTTAAGCCATGCTTTGGGAATCCAGTCCTGGAGTCTGTTGTTATTGAACACATTTGTCACTGGAAGTATTGGGATTGTAGCTCTTCAGCTGTACCTGACCTTAGCCACTGATGAAGAAGCCAGGTCTTAG
- the LOC136928587 gene encoding porphobilinogen deaminase-like produces the protein MAGKETVIKVGSRKSQLALIQTNVIIDELKKMNPDRTFEIVSMSTIGDDILNRPLPKIGEKSVFTKELEVALANRSVHLVVHSLKDLPSTLPPGMLIGAVFKRDDPHDVAVFHPRHKGSTLAELPKGSVIGTSSLRRSAQLKRTFPHLIIEDVRGNLNTRLSKLDNGDKYNALILAAAGMERMGWKQRIDQILGSNECLYAVGQGALAVEVNVDDTETIELVSKLIDKHTSLCCAAERNFLKTLEGGCSVPIGVNSSLEKTNQLSITGAVFSLDGKECIMDTVTGLLPVPSVQPGGCPHSALTQSCIFVPEEVRDCLVAAEKLGEQLARNLIARGAERVLRAAREEKDHVP, from the exons ATGGCAGGCAAAGAAACGGTTATCAAAGTAGGATCACGCAAAAGTCAG CTGGCCCTTATTCAAACAAATGTCATTATTGATGAACTTAAGAAAATGAATCCAGACAGGACCTTTGAAATTG tCTCTATGTCAACTATTGGAGATGATATTTTAAACAGACCATTGCCTAAA ATTGGTGAGAAAAGTGTCTTCACTAAGGAACTGGAAGTTGCTTTAGCCAACAGAAG TGTCCACCTTGTGGTTCATTCTCTGAAAGACCTTCCTTCCACTTTGCCTCCAGGAATGTTGATTGGAGCTGTCTTCAA ACGGGATGATCCTCATGATGTAGCTGTGTTTCATCCCAGGCACAAAGGATCTACACTTGCTGAATTACCAAAGGGAAG TGTCATTGGAACAAGCTCTCTAAGGCGCAGTGCTCAGCTCAAGAGGACATTTCCACATTTGATAATCGAGGATGTT CGTGGTAACTTGAATACACGACTGAGCAAACTTGACAATGGAGATAAATACAACGCCCTTATTTTGGCTGCAGCTGGAATGGAGCGTATGGGATGGAAACAGCGAATTGACCAG ATTCTTGGCTCTAATGAGTGTTTGTATGCTGTGGGACAG GGTGCTTTAGCCGTAGAAGTTAACGTCGATGATACTGAAACGATAGAGCTGGTGTCTAAACTGATTGACAAACACACAAGTTTGTGCTGTGCGGCCGAGAGAAACTTCCTCAAAACATTG GAAGGGGGTTGCAGTGTGCCTATTGGAGTTAACTCTAGTTTGGAGAAGACTAATCAG CTGAGTATCACCGGAGCAGTGTTCAGTCTGGATGGAAAGGAGTGCATCATGGACACTGTCACGGGGCTGCTCCCAGTCCCCTCTGTCCAGCCAGGTGGCTGCCCTCATTCCGCTCTTACGCAGTCCTGTATTTTTGTCCCTGAGGAAGTTCGTGACTGTCTTGTGGCAGCCGAGAAGCTGGGAGAACAGTTAGCACGAAATCTTATCGCTCGCGGTGCAGAGCGAGTGCTGCGGGCAGCTCGAGAAGAAAAAGACCACGTtccttag